The Sulfurimonas sp. HSL-1716 sequence ATAGCAATTAAAAAATTAAAAAAAGTTATTTTTGTAAATGGATGTTTTTGGCATGGTCATAAAAATTGTAGTAAAGCCAAAATCCCAAAGACTAGAATTGAATATTGGCAAGCTAAGATTGCTAGAAATATTGAGCGTGATAAACAGAATATACAAAATTTAGAGCAATTGGGCTACGATGTACTCGTAGTTTGGGAATGTGAAATAAAACGAAAATCAATTGATATGCTAACATCAAAATTGATTGATTTTATGATTAAGTAGATGCACAAACAAAACGATTATACTACTACTTCCTGAATTTTAAAAATATTTTATTTAAAATCAAAATACGACCATAAAATAGGGATAAAAAGCACTTCTTGCAAACAATCAATCTGACAAAACAAATTAATTTTGACAGCAAAATCTGCGCAAAATCTACACACCAATTTTTAAAAATAATTTAGATTATTGTACTCCTGAGTAGTATCCTCAAGATAAAATCAAAGTTTCTTTGTAACTTTGCATGCAGCTTTTGTTTATTTTCTATTAATTATTTTTTCATAGTAGCGTGTAGAACTCTACACTTTTTAGTGAAAATCAACTATATCCACACGGTTCTTTGGCAATTCTCCATATTTATGTATAATACAATATGAAACTTGTTATGTAGAAGAGGACTTTGATGGCAAATCTAAAGAATGCTCCCTTGATTGAATCTATTTTTGAATTAAGATGGGGAGAAATTAAAACAAACTATTATGAATTTAGTATTGAAGAGGAAAGTTTGCTTCCTGGTATTATTGCAACTTTAGCTTTTCAAAATAAATATGTAGTATCTGAAAATTTGCAAAAAGGACAACATAACTTACCGCAACAAATAACTAATAGATTTAGAAAAGGCGAAAATACTTGGCCCTGCCTACAAATAGG is a genomic window containing:
- a CDS encoding very short patch repair endonuclease produces the protein MDTFSTEQRSWVMRQVKGKNTKPERVVRKILWDAGYRYRLNVKSLPGTPDIAIKKLKKVIFVNGCFWHGHKNCSKAKIPKTRIEYWQAKIARNIERDKQNIQNLEQLGYDVLVVWECEIKRKSIDMLTSKLIDFMIK